Part of the Psilocybe cubensis strain MGC-MH-2018 chromosome 11, whole genome shotgun sequence genome is shown below.
ACGTTGTAATAACAAAATGATCACATATAGGTCGAACAACTGCTGGTGATCCCTCGACGTTCGCATCCGTTACCGAGTTGCAATATGATCGCTTGATAAAATGGAGTGAAGGGAGCTTCGATACGACCGCTGTTAAAACGTATCAGAATTTCGATGATATTCCCGTCGAGGAGCAACCTTCAGCGCTCACGAAGGCTGCTTTGGAGGCTACTATCGGCGCTCCTTTGTATCCTGGTATAGAAATGTCCTGGAATGCGGAGGACGACAAGATTTACGACTTTAACACACCGTTTACTATTAAGCCAGAAGTTAATGCAGGGGATCTGACTCGTTTTCTCTCCTTACCGTGGCAGAGTGACTTCTACATGTGTCGATCTTATTGGTGCGTTTCTTCCTCTCCATTTACCGTCCTTTGATAAACTCATATTTCTTTAGGTGGCCATCTGCTCGGCCAGATACTGTCGTTACTGAAGAAGATTACAACATAGTTTCCCAGTCGGTGACCCCAGCCAATATCGCAAAGAAATTAAACGACAGGAAACCCTGGGAGCGTGGTCTTCATCAAAACTACACGGGTAATATCCTTTATTTTTCACGACATATTATCGTTAACTCAAGTAACCCATCTTCTAGACGTCTATTCAGACCAACCTCTTTTTGCCAATACTGATATGGCTAAAAACTGGCACAAGCTTGGTTTCATTGTCCAGCGTCCATCATTTGGCCCTGAACCCATATTCGTTGAAACTCAGCGCGGCATAATCCATCGGCCAGGAAAAGAAACGTTACCTGCGCAACACACTCCTGCAAAGAGTGGTGTCGTTGGAGGTCCATTGAAACTTCCACAGCCTGACAGTAAAAACCAACCCATCACGACCATCGAAAGCCTCCGTACCCATCTGCAGACAGCTATGGCCATTGAGCTGGCCACTATTCCCCTTTACCTGTTTGGAATGTACAGCGTTAAGATTCCTGATGAGTACGCGAATGATCCTCGCTACTACGACCCTGTTATCGGTGCTATTCGAGGTAAAATAATACATCGAACGTGCATAAACAATACTGATCAATCATGTTTATCTAGGCGTTGTTGCTGAGGAAATGCTTCATTTAAGCCTGGCTGGAAATGTTCTTCTAGCCGTTGGAGGCAATCCAAAGCTTTACGACCCACGATATATACCCTCCTATCCCGCGTTCATGCCTGGCCGCGTTCCAAAATTATGGCTCCAGCTCCGTAAGGCATCTAAGGCTAACATCCAGACTTTCATCGATGTGAGTTTATAATTAGTAATAATGTGTTCTTAGTACCTTATTATTATAACCGATAGGTGGAAAAACGAGAGAAAACTGATGCCCCACCGGAATCGGACGAGTACGAGACACTCGGTCAATTCTATGATGCCATTAAAATAGGTGTGTCGTCAGAAACCATGCATCACATAATCCTGCTTGACGTCAATTCTTTAACATTAAATAGGGTTGAAGTACTTGAGTAGTCAGAACCATAAGCTATTCTACCCCGAGAGCGCCGCATTCCAGTTTGCCCCGGGCCTTGGATATCAAGCCAAAGAGCGCGATGCAGGCGGCTCGGTCGTTGTGACGGATCTTGATACTGCATTGGAAGCTCTCAGCATAATTGTTGCACAAGGAGAGGGTTCCCCAGGTCCCTATGACGATCCAGACAAGCTCGAGAAAGACCACTACGACGTCTTTATGGATTTGCGATTCGGGCCTGCTCAATGGGAGGTTTACCCTGTCGTCGAGAATCCTGTTACACCAGATTACTTCAAAATTGATCGCAGAATCTACCAGGTACTTTTCAGCCTCAATATCCACGTACCACATCGCTgacatcattttcattttgtcaGGTCTCGTTGACGTTTGACGCTGCATACTGCTTCCTCCTTCGTACTATCGAAACGCTCTGGCATGTCGAGAAATACAGCAACCGTCAGAACCTGGTTCTCAAGAATATGTATGGTATTATGATGGGTGTATTGGCTCCTCTCGCAAAGTTCCTTGTATCACAGCCTATCAGCAATACCGAAAGAGCGGCTCCGTGCTTTGGTTACTACGAATTTAAACAAGGAGTTTCCGAGCTCAAGCAAGTTCAGGACGAAATGGCTGCGGCCATCAACGCATACGTCTCGGTAACAAAGGAGACTCCAGACCAGGTCGCCGTTCACGACTACGGGGCGATGTTGGAGACCTTACTTCCGATTCAAACCACAATCAACAACCTTGTCGACCTTAACAGCTTTGAGAAACTCGACGTCGGCCCCACAAAGAAATTCAAATTACCAGGCGTTGAGAATCGGGGAGCCAAAGGGTTTGCAAAGGGAGCTTAAAGATTCATACATTGTTAGTTTGTTGTAGCGTTTTAATTTTAGTGATCCCCTTGAATAAATTTGATCACAATTTGTCTAATCTGTTCTATCGTCACATCGCAATTGACTTGGTGAGGGTTGCTGGTAGATCGGAGGTTCAACAACTGGAAAATATCCGCCGCTGTGAAACCAAGTCACTAAACCAATCGCATTAATCTAGCAATTTAGCGCCTTGAAACATTGATTATGTGGGATCAAGCCTCTTTATAACTGTTCTGGATAATTCTGACCCTCTTCTCGTTTCGCGGGGTAATTTATCTGGTG
Proteins encoded:
- a CDS encoding L-lysine 6-oxidase, which produces MALPSGWASLRIYPPIGFARVGNSTLDDGWFYGPEVPGYFPEPNNGFKDINGAVKRQAARFRIYAVANDGKVLEITKKNGWDIAWKIQVMNKKASWYTFMGKTQDGHFESGYTTLRNPSVQAKLPPDQRDKLIVDSGIQSVSGCNAKSVPLAGKFYGSKTEPTDVYLGEARTDEQGRLVVLAGRGLSKSIAKEDDPYPYIMTDFDSPDWIDDTCDGWITATITSTASGKSVDAQGKARVIGTTPKFANGIYAPTSLYDLMEEVYERKKRAAQGPNSAGNFFDEGWQNSLSDKSKVHEAIRKGVIMRMRLPETNKKYDSARAGQAYPYFMPWLSGDGGRTTAGDPSTFASVTELQYDRLIKWSEGSFDTTAVKTYQNFDDIPVEEQPSALTKAALEATIGAPLYPGIEMSWNAEDDKIYDFNTPFTIKPEVNAGDLTRFLSLPWQSDFYMCRSYWWPSARPDTVVTEEDYNIVSQSVTPANIAKKLNDRKPWERGLHQNYTDVYSDQPLFANTDMAKNWHKLGFIVQRPSFGPEPIFVETQRGIIHRPGKETLPAQHTPAKSGVVGGPLKLPQPDSKNQPITTIESLRTHLQTAMAIELATIPLYLFGMYSVKIPDEYANDPRYYDPVIGAIRGVVAEEMLHLSLAGNVLLAVGGNPKLYDPRYIPSYPAFMPGRVPKLWLQLRKASKANIQTFIDVEKREKTDAPPESDEYETLGQFYDAIKIGLKYLSSQNHKLFYPESAAFQFAPGLGYQAKERDAGGSVVVTDLDTALEALSIIVAQGEGSPGPYDDPDKLEKDHYDVFMDLRFGPAQWEVYPVVENPVTPDYFKIDRRIYQVSLTFDAAYCFLLRTIETLWHVEKYSNRQNLVLKNMYGIMMGVLAPLAKFLVSQPISNTERAAPCFGYYEFKQGVSELKQVQDEMAAAINAYVSVTKETPDQVAVHDYGAMLETLLPIQTTINNLVDLNSFEKLDVGPTKKFKLPGVENRGAKGFAKGA